A portion of the Mesoplasma entomophilum genome contains these proteins:
- the frr gene encoding ribosome recycling factor, which produces MDEILLLAEQQMEDTVAAWQDHIKTIRTGRASATMLDKVMVNYYGTPTPVNQTAQISTPEPQLLVIKPWDKSLIQEVVAAINKSDLNLNPISDAEVVRINIPALTEEIRKDLVKKMNKELENFKVRIRNIRRDSIDTAKKDKSISEDVVKGIEADVQKLTDSNIKKLDEISKIKEKELMSI; this is translated from the coding sequence GTGACAAGATCACATTAAAACAATTAGAACAGGTAGAGCAAGTGCTACAATGTTAGATAAAGTTATGGTTAACTACTATGGAACTCCAACACCAGTTAATCAAACTGCTCAAATCTCAACACCAGAACCTCAACTATTAGTAATTAAACCTTGAGATAAAAGTTTAATTCAAGAAGTTGTTGCAGCAATTAACAAATCAGACTTAAACTTAAATCCAATTTCTGATGCTGAAGTTGTAAGAATTAATATTCCTGCATTAACAGAAGAAATTAGAAAAGATTTAGTTAAAAAAATGAATAAAGAATTAGAAAACTTTAAAGTTCGTATTAGAAATATTCGTAGAGATTCAATTGATACAGCTAAAAAAGACAAATCAATTAGTGAAGATGTTGTTAAAGGCATTGAAGCTGACGTGCAAAAATTAACAGATTCAAATATCAAAAAATTAGATGAGATATCAAAAATTAAAGAAAAAGAATTAATGTCAATATAG
- the argS gene encoding arginine--tRNA ligase — translation MDNIINIVKDDLKTIAKKINITKEPIVEINKNNIDSHFSTTLALMSAKELKQNPVQLAETIKQELMQKDYYDQIEIAGPGFINIKLKTKLLSRAIKNITTLKEAYGKNKSKNEIINIEYVSANPTGYLHVGHARNAVTGSVLEEVLKFDGYEVQTEYYTNDAGNQINILAVTVFVHYQWALGIEAEKPVNTYGGTFYDDLANTLIEKYGDKFKNLTFTETAISDDEVHQIFRKEATEYFLAEIKKQLKDFGVVIDHYSSEQEMYDTNQIEKLLEEYKEKNATYEADGALWLKTTEFGDDKDRVLIKKDGSLTYIVPDLATHNIRIDRTKADVLINIWGGDHHGYIQRMRAGLQLLGHNPDILEIEMVQMVRLIKDGQEYKMSKRKGTAVWLVDIMEMVGKDALRYMLASKSSSSHMDLDLDLVQQKNATNPVYYAQYATARCHSILNQAEQKNIKANLEETNLLSNKKEIELLLTLDNFNQVIQMAAKNRAPQLICEYIQTVCKQFHSYYADTKILDEKDLPISEARLGLVLAVLQVLTNAFTIIGVSALETM, via the coding sequence ATGGATAACATAATTAATATAGTTAAAGATGACTTAAAAACAATAGCAAAAAAAATAAATATAACAAAGGAACCAATTGTTGAAATAAACAAAAATAATATTGATAGTCATTTTTCTACAACTCTTGCTTTAATGAGTGCAAAAGAACTAAAACAAAATCCTGTTCAATTAGCAGAAACTATTAAACAAGAATTAATGCAAAAAGATTATTATGATCAAATTGAAATAGCAGGACCTGGTTTTATTAACATTAAACTAAAAACAAAATTACTTTCAAGAGCTATTAAAAACATAACAACTTTAAAAGAAGCATATGGTAAAAATAAAAGTAAAAATGAAATTATAAACATTGAATATGTTTCAGCAAACCCTACAGGATATTTACACGTTGGGCATGCGAGAAATGCTGTAACTGGTTCTGTATTAGAAGAAGTTTTAAAATTTGATGGTTATGAAGTGCAAACTGAATATTATACAAATGATGCAGGAAATCAAATTAATATTTTAGCTGTTACTGTTTTTGTTCATTATCAATGAGCACTAGGAATTGAAGCGGAGAAACCAGTTAATACTTATGGTGGAACTTTCTATGATGATTTAGCTAATACTTTGATTGAAAAATATGGAGATAAATTTAAAAATTTAACTTTTACAGAAACTGCAATTTCTGATGATGAAGTTCATCAAATTTTTAGAAAAGAAGCTACAGAATATTTCTTAGCTGAAATTAAAAAACAATTAAAAGATTTTGGAGTTGTAATTGATCACTATTCAAGTGAACAAGAAATGTACGATACAAATCAAATTGAAAAACTTTTAGAAGAATATAAGGAAAAAAATGCAACCTATGAAGCTGATGGAGCTTTATGATTAAAAACAACTGAATTTGGTGATGACAAAGATCGTGTGTTAATTAAAAAAGATGGTTCCTTAACATACATTGTTCCAGATTTAGCAACACATAATATCAGAATTGATAGAACCAAAGCTGATGTACTAATTAATATTTGAGGTGGGGACCACCATGGTTACATTCAAAGAATGAGAGCTGGTTTACAATTATTAGGTCATAATCCAGACATTTTGGAAATTGAAATGGTACAAATGGTAAGATTGATCAAGGACGGTCAAGAATACAAAATGAGTAAAAGAAAAGGAACTGCTGTTTGATTAGTTGATATTATGGAAATGGTTGGAAAAGATGCTTTAAGATATATGTTAGCATCTAAATCAAGTAGTTCACATATGGACTTAGACTTAGACCTAGTTCAACAAAAAAATGCAACCAACCCAGTTTACTATGCACAATATGCAACAGCAAGATGCCATTCAATTTTAAATCAAGCTGAACAAAAAAATATTAAAGCTAATTTAGAAGAAACAAATTTATTATCAAATAAAAAAGAAATAGAATTATTATTAACTTTAGATAATTTTAACCAGGTAATTCAAATGGCTGCTAAAAATAGAGCGCCACAATTAATTTGTGAATACATTCAAACTGTATGTAAACAATTCCATTCATACTATGCAGATACAAAAATTCTTGATGAAAAAGATTTACCAATAAGTGAAGCAAGACTAGGATTAGTTTTAGCAGTTTTACAAGTATTAACTA